From the genome of Chania multitudinisentens RB-25, one region includes:
- a CDS encoding 3-oxoacid CoA-transferase subunit A, which yields MINKSMPSTDDAVADIPDGATLMVGGFGPAGQPYALLDALVRRRPRELTLISNNAGNGDFGLAALLKAGCVRKVICSFPRQSDSWVFDDLYRRGELELELIPQGNLAARIQAGGSGLGGIYTPTGFGTLLATDKETREIDGRQYVFELPLKADFALIRAERADRWGNLVYNKTGRNFGPIMAMAAACTIAEVNQQVSLGELDPETVITPGIFVQRLVINPVSPQQLSA from the coding sequence ATGATCAACAAAAGCATGCCTTCCACCGACGACGCCGTAGCCGATATTCCAGACGGCGCCACCCTGATGGTGGGGGGTTTTGGCCCGGCAGGCCAACCTTATGCCCTGCTGGATGCTCTGGTGCGCCGCCGCCCACGTGAACTGACGCTGATCAGCAACAATGCGGGCAACGGTGATTTTGGGCTGGCGGCACTGCTGAAAGCTGGCTGCGTGCGTAAGGTGATTTGCTCGTTTCCACGCCAGTCAGATTCATGGGTGTTTGACGATCTCTACCGACGTGGCGAACTGGAATTGGAATTGATCCCACAGGGCAATCTGGCCGCCCGCATTCAAGCCGGCGGTTCTGGATTAGGGGGAATTTATACCCCAACGGGTTTTGGTACTTTGCTGGCCACCGATAAAGAAACCCGCGAGATCGATGGCCGCCAATACGTGTTCGAACTGCCATTGAAAGCCGACTTTGCTCTGATCAGGGCCGAACGCGCCGATCGCTGGGGCAACCTGGTGTACAACAAAACCGGGCGCAACTTCGGCCCGATTATGGCGATGGCGGCAGCCTGCACGATTGCCGAAGTTAACCAGCAGGTTTCACTGGGTGAATTAGATCCAGAAACCGTGATTACGCCAGGGATCTTCGTGCAGCGCCTGGTCATCAACCCCGTTTCCCCTCAGCAGCTTTCGGCTTAA
- the antB gene encoding anthranilate 1,2-dioxygenase small subunit, which translates to MQNITPEQRQYAVEQFLYQVSDACDSQDWDRYLGYFTEDAEFHVPQWRSEHEYTQNPKREMSLIYYASRSGLEDRVFRIRTGKSAACTPMPRTLHLIDNVRCQAGETDQLAVSVNWVTHYYRFGESRHFFGRANYRLCWQGEQLKIAGKHVLLLNDKIDSVLDFYHL; encoded by the coding sequence ATGCAAAACATCACGCCTGAACAGCGGCAGTACGCTGTTGAACAATTTTTATATCAAGTGTCAGACGCCTGCGATAGCCAGGATTGGGATCGTTACCTGGGTTATTTCACCGAAGATGCCGAGTTTCATGTGCCACAGTGGCGCAGCGAACATGAATACACGCAGAACCCGAAACGGGAAATGTCGCTGATCTACTATGCCAGCCGCTCCGGCCTGGAAGATCGTGTGTTTCGTATTCGCACTGGGAAGTCAGCCGCCTGCACACCGATGCCGCGCACGCTGCACCTGATCGATAACGTGCGCTGCCAGGCCGGTGAAACTGACCAACTGGCCGTTAGCGTGAACTGGGTGACGCACTACTATCGTTTTGGCGAAAGCCGCCATTTCTTTGGCCGTGCCAACTATCGCCTGTGCTGGCAGGGCGAGCAGTTGAAAATTGCGGGAAAACACGTGCTGCTGCTGAATGACAAAATCGATTCCGTGCTCGATTTCTACCATCTCTGA
- the antA gene encoding anthranilate 1,2-dioxygenase large subunit — MSTPQELQNWQHVIENSLDFRPQEGVYRIARSMFTNQELFDLEMELIFEKQWIFACHESQIANPHDFITVQAGRQPMLVTRDGKGELHALANTCQHRGATLTRVCQGNQSTFTCPFHAWCYKSDGALAKVKAPAEYGSDFDKSRHGLKAARIASYRGFVFISLDTESTQSLTEFLGDTTLFFDMMLEQSENAELEVLPGMSTYTYPGNWKLQNENGLDGYHVSTVHYNYVSTVTHRRELNIQRDGASSSTLDYSKLGAGDKDTDDGWFSFKHGHGLLFSDMPNAADVRPGYSRIMPRLLDKYPPERAQWTMHRLRNLNIYPSLFFMDQISSQLRIIRPVSWNKTEVISLCLGVKGESDRDRESRIRQFEDFFNVSGMGTPDDLVEFREQQRGFEARSTQWSDISRGHQHWQYGATHNSDILQIAPAITGVEITHEGLYVNQHQAWQQMMLAGLEKKIAQATAR, encoded by the coding sequence GTGAGTACGCCACAAGAACTACAAAACTGGCAGCATGTTATTGAAAACAGCCTCGATTTTCGTCCGCAAGAGGGCGTTTATCGCATCGCCCGCTCAATGTTTACCAATCAGGAGCTGTTTGACCTGGAAATGGAGCTGATTTTCGAGAAACAGTGGATTTTTGCCTGCCATGAAAGCCAGATCGCCAACCCGCATGACTTTATTACTGTGCAGGCGGGCCGCCAGCCGATGCTGGTCACCCGTGACGGCAAAGGAGAATTGCATGCGTTAGCCAATACCTGCCAACACCGCGGCGCTACGCTAACCCGCGTGTGCCAGGGTAACCAAAGCACTTTTACCTGCCCGTTTCATGCCTGGTGCTACAAATCCGACGGTGCGCTGGCAAAGGTGAAAGCCCCGGCAGAATACGGCAGCGATTTCGATAAAAGCCGTCATGGTTTAAAAGCGGCACGCATCGCCAGCTATCGCGGCTTTGTGTTTATCAGCCTGGATACCGAGTCTACGCAGAGTTTGACCGAATTCCTGGGGGATACCACGCTGTTTTTCGACATGATGCTGGAACAATCAGAAAACGCCGAGCTGGAAGTGTTGCCTGGAATGTCGACCTATACCTACCCAGGCAACTGGAAGCTGCAAAATGAGAATGGGTTGGATGGTTACCATGTCAGCACCGTTCACTATAACTACGTTTCGACGGTCACCCACCGCCGCGAACTGAATATTCAGCGCGATGGGGCCAGTAGCAGCACGCTTGATTACAGCAAGCTGGGGGCGGGGGATAAAGACACCGACGACGGTTGGTTCTCGTTCAAACATGGGCATGGCCTGTTGTTCAGCGATATGCCCAACGCCGCCGATGTGCGCCCTGGCTACAGCCGCATTATGCCGCGCCTGCTGGATAAATATCCGCCAGAACGGGCACAGTGGACGATGCACCGCCTGCGCAATCTGAATATCTACCCCAGCCTGTTCTTTATGGATCAAATCAGCTCTCAATTACGCATTATCCGCCCGGTCAGTTGGAATAAAACCGAAGTGATTAGCCTGTGTCTGGGGGTGAAAGGGGAGTCCGATCGGGATCGCGAAAGCCGTATCCGCCAGTTTGAGGATTTCTTCAACGTTTCAGGCATGGGCACCCCAGACGATTTGGTGGAGTTTCGTGAACAGCAGCGTGGTTTCGAAGCGCGTAGCACCCAATGGAGTGATATCTCCCGCGGTCATCAGCACTGGCAATATGGCGCGACGCATAACAGCGATATTTTGCAGATTGCGCCCGCGATAACCGGTGTTGAAATTACCCATGAAGGGCTGTATGTCAACCAGCACCAGGCCTGGCAGCAAATGATGCTGGCAGGGCTGGAAAAGAAAATAGCGCAGGCGACGGCGCGCTGA
- the antC gene encoding anthranilate 1,2-dioxygenase electron transfer component AntC, producing MTHRAAIIFRDGLTQFIQVEQNEKLLDAAFRHGIQLPLDCREGVCATCRGRCESGTIEMEYVDDDALSASELEQGYMLACQTRLTSPGSFYFDVDSSICNISQQNYRGRVSALNLLSDTVATLEITLDAGEPALHYLPGQYARIQIPGSEESRAYSYASASAQSAAVRFLIRLLPSGLMSDYLRQRCQVGDSINFTAPFGAFYLREVKRPLLFVAGGTGLSAFLSMLESLAEQGDGGQPIALYYGVNRESEISELERLDSLTQRLGHFSYQVVVVDPGAEWQGKKGWVTHALESHLLQQPFDAYLCGPPPMIEATCNWLSAQPVAEHQVYFERFVSS from the coding sequence ATGACCCATCGCGCCGCGATTATTTTTCGGGATGGACTGACGCAGTTTATTCAGGTTGAGCAGAACGAAAAACTGTTGGATGCGGCTTTTCGTCACGGCATTCAACTGCCGCTGGACTGCCGTGAAGGGGTTTGCGCCACCTGCCGTGGACGTTGTGAATCGGGCACCATCGAAATGGAGTATGTCGATGATGACGCACTGAGCGCCAGCGAGCTTGAGCAGGGCTATATGTTGGCCTGTCAGACGCGGCTGACGTCGCCGGGTTCTTTCTATTTTGATGTCGATTCCAGCATTTGCAACATCAGCCAGCAGAACTATCGCGGGCGAGTCAGCGCGCTGAACCTGCTCTCTGATACGGTAGCCACGCTGGAAATCACGCTGGATGCAGGGGAACCTGCCTTGCATTATCTGCCAGGGCAATATGCGCGCATTCAGATCCCTGGCAGTGAGGAAAGCCGTGCCTATTCGTATGCCAGCGCCAGTGCGCAATCGGCGGCGGTGCGCTTTTTGATTCGTTTGTTGCCGAGCGGGTTGATGAGTGATTATTTACGCCAGCGCTGCCAAGTGGGGGATAGCATTAATTTTACCGCTCCGTTTGGCGCGTTCTATCTGCGTGAGGTGAAGCGCCCGCTGCTGTTTGTCGCCGGGGGAACCGGGCTATCGGCGTTCCTCAGCATGCTGGAAAGCCTGGCCGAACAGGGGGATGGTGGACAGCCTATCGCGCTCTATTACGGGGTAAACCGCGAGAGCGAGATCAGTGAACTGGAGCGGCTCGATTCATTAACCCAACGGCTGGGCCATTTCAGTTATCAGGTGGTGGTGGTCGATCCCGGTGCTGAATGGCAGGGCAAAAAAGGCTGGGTTACCCATGCGTTGGAAAGCCATCTGCTGCAACAACCGTTCGATGCTTATCTGTGCGGGCCGCCGCCGATGATCGAAGCAACCTGCAACTGGTTATCTGCCCAACCGGTAGCCGAACATCAGGTCTATTTTGAGCGCTTTGTTTCCAGTTGA
- a CDS encoding MFS transporter, with protein MAQIEINVVDITPIIDNAKFQNIHRLTIFWCAYIIIFDGYDLAVLGVVLPKLMADWGLTATQAGLLGSYTLIGMMLGALSLGSLSDKIGKKKVIALCVITFSLFTFLCGFTVNAAQFGWCRFIAGIGLGGVMPNVTSLTSEYSPKNKRSLMVGLMFSGYSIGGMWAAILGIYLIPLMGWQSIFYVAIFPILFLPWMLKHLPESAAFLIKTKQNERLKHALEKIAPDYIHQSGTEFVSQSALGAGPVKMAIGDLFSNNRMLSTLMFWLVFFMSLYVIYGMTSWLPKLMLQAGYPLGSSLMFLFTLHFGTIAGALSSCWLMDKVSGRTVLIAYFLLGSVTIALLGVQNSMSILYLLLIIAGASTIGTQIAMTSYVARFYPSTMTSTGLGWGLGIGRIGAILGPFAGGLLIDMELTLQQNFMAFALPSLLAAGCMFFVNPRLAAS; from the coding sequence ATGGCTCAGATCGAGATAAACGTCGTTGATATTACGCCAATAATTGACAATGCGAAGTTTCAGAATATCCACCGCCTGACTATTTTTTGGTGTGCCTACATTATTATATTCGATGGTTATGATCTCGCCGTGCTGGGGGTAGTTTTACCCAAACTGATGGCGGACTGGGGGTTAACGGCAACTCAGGCAGGCTTATTGGGCAGCTATACGCTGATTGGCATGATGCTGGGCGCCCTGTCGTTGGGATCGCTTTCAGATAAGATAGGTAAAAAGAAGGTGATTGCCCTGTGCGTGATTACCTTCAGCTTATTTACGTTTCTCTGTGGATTTACCGTTAATGCCGCCCAGTTTGGCTGGTGCCGCTTTATTGCGGGCATTGGCCTGGGCGGTGTGATGCCCAACGTGACGTCACTCACCAGCGAATATTCACCAAAAAACAAACGCAGCTTGATGGTTGGCTTAATGTTCAGTGGTTATTCCATCGGCGGCATGTGGGCCGCGATATTGGGCATTTACCTGATTCCGCTCATGGGCTGGCAGTCGATATTTTACGTTGCTATTTTCCCCATCCTGTTTTTACCCTGGATGTTAAAACACCTTCCTGAGTCAGCGGCTTTCTTAATTAAAACCAAACAAAATGAACGTTTAAAGCATGCGCTGGAAAAAATTGCACCAGATTATATTCATCAATCAGGAACCGAATTTGTCAGCCAATCGGCGCTGGGGGCAGGCCCGGTAAAAATGGCCATTGGGGACTTGTTCTCTAATAACCGCATGTTAAGCACCCTGATGTTCTGGCTGGTCTTTTTTATGTCGCTTTATGTGATTTATGGCATGACGTCCTGGTTACCTAAACTGATGCTACAGGCGGGTTACCCGTTGGGTTCCAGCCTGATGTTCCTGTTTACCCTACACTTTGGCACCATTGCCGGCGCGTTAAGCAGTTGCTGGCTAATGGATAAAGTGAGTGGCAGAACCGTGCTGATCGCTTATTTCCTGCTGGGTTCGGTGACGATTGCGCTTTTAGGTGTTCAGAATTCGATGAGCATCCTGTATCTGTTGCTGATTATCGCCGGGGCCAGCACCATTGGCACCCAGATAGCCATGACCTCTTATGTCGCCCGTTTTTACCCCAGCACCATGACGTCAACGGGGCTGGGATGGGGATTAGGGATTGGGCGGATTGGCGCTATTCTTGGCCCTTTCGCGGGTGGGTTGTTAATTGATATGGAATTAACGTTACAACAAAATTTCATGGCTTTTGCTTTGCCGTCGTTACTGGCCGCAGGCTGCATGTTTTTTGTTAACCCACGGCTGGCGGCCTCTTAA
- the catA gene encoding catechol 1,2-dioxygenase, translated as MTHNDIDTLVNSFIVDTAKGEVNPRVQQVTVRLLGDLFKAIEDLDLQPSEIWKGLEYLAATGASHEMGLLAAGLGLERFIDIRADEAEARAGLTGGTPRTIEGPLYVAGAPVCQGFARLDDGTESTEGEALFMQGTVMDANGKPLPGATVEVWHANLMGNYSFFDKSQSAFNLRRTIITDSQGHYQFRSIVPCGYGCPPEGATQQLLNLLGRHGRRPAHIHFFVYAEGYRKLTTQINIDGDEYLWDDFAFASREGLVPQVNKISAPDQLDSKQLSKPFSSIDFNFTLHKERTAAPEAEVERKRAQA; from the coding sequence ATGACTCATAACGACATCGACACCCTGGTCAACAGCTTTATCGTTGACACCGCCAAAGGTGAAGTGAATCCACGCGTTCAGCAGGTGACAGTGCGTTTATTAGGTGACCTGTTTAAAGCGATTGAAGATCTGGATCTGCAACCGAGTGAAATCTGGAAAGGCTTGGAGTATCTGGCGGCAACCGGAGCCAGCCACGAAATGGGGCTGTTGGCCGCCGGGCTGGGGCTGGAGCGTTTTATCGACATTCGTGCCGATGAGGCCGAAGCCAGAGCGGGCCTGACAGGCGGTACGCCGCGCACCATCGAAGGGCCGCTGTACGTCGCCGGAGCGCCGGTTTGCCAAGGGTTTGCTCGCCTGGATGACGGCACTGAGAGCACCGAAGGTGAAGCGTTGTTTATGCAGGGTACGGTAATGGATGCCAACGGCAAACCGCTGCCCGGCGCCACCGTTGAAGTGTGGCACGCTAACCTGATGGGCAACTATTCGTTCTTCGATAAAAGCCAATCGGCCTTCAACCTGCGCCGTACCATTATTACCGACAGCCAGGGCCACTATCAGTTCCGCAGCATTGTACCCTGTGGTTACGGTTGCCCGCCGGAAGGCGCCACCCAGCAGTTGCTGAACCTGTTAGGCCGCCATGGCCGTCGCCCGGCGCATATCCACTTTTTTGTCTATGCCGAGGGTTACCGCAAGCTCACCACGCAGATCAACATCGACGGTGATGAATACCTGTGGGATGACTTTGCGTTCGCCAGCCGTGAAGGGTTGGTGCCGCAGGTGAATAAGATCTCTGCACCGGATCAGTTGGACAGCAAGCAACTCAGCAAACCTTTCTCATCGATCGACTTTAACTTCACGCTGCATAAAGAACGCACCGCCGCGCCAGAAGCCGAAGTGGAACGCAAACGCGCTCAAGCGTAA
- a CDS encoding LysR family transcriptional regulator, giving the protein MELRHLRYFVAVAEEQNFSRAAERLHISQPPLSRQIQQLEQDLGVLLFERGSRLLRLTEAGRFFYGHALQFLAQSVELKSMTQRVGQLERSLSIGFVASTLYGILPRLIRRFRTQYPEVAMSLQEMTTMEQIQALKEGRIDVGFGRIRYEDANVRRVILRDETLMAALAADHPLAQATELTLRSLQAETLIVYPQTPRPSFADQVLATFRDRALEPRKIMEVRELQVALGLVAAGEGITLVPHCLHSLQRQDVIYKALNEQYLVSPIIMSTRLLDESEDIKTLLQMIYSQYEEENIDYIKPAPHQ; this is encoded by the coding sequence ATGGAACTGCGTCACTTACGCTATTTTGTTGCCGTCGCGGAGGAACAGAACTTCAGCCGCGCAGCAGAACGGCTGCACATCAGCCAACCGCCGCTCAGCCGACAGATTCAGCAATTGGAACAAGATCTGGGGGTATTACTGTTTGAACGGGGCTCTCGCCTGCTCAGACTCACCGAAGCGGGCCGTTTCTTTTATGGACATGCGCTGCAATTTCTGGCCCAGAGCGTTGAACTGAAATCGATGACCCAACGAGTCGGGCAGTTGGAACGTTCGCTGTCGATTGGTTTTGTCGCCTCGACGCTGTACGGGATCTTGCCACGGCTGATCCGCCGCTTCCGCACTCAGTACCCGGAAGTGGCGATGAGCCTGCAAGAAATGACGACCATGGAACAGATCCAGGCATTGAAAGAGGGCAGAATCGATGTTGGTTTTGGCCGCATCCGCTATGAAGATGCCAACGTGCGCCGCGTTATCCTGCGTGACGAAACCTTGATGGCGGCGTTAGCTGCCGATCATCCGCTGGCGCAGGCAACGGAACTCACGCTGCGCAGCCTGCAAGCGGAAACCCTGATCGTTTATCCGCAAACTCCACGGCCAAGCTTTGCCGATCAGGTGCTGGCAACGTTCCGCGATCGCGCGCTTGAACCACGCAAAATCATGGAAGTGCGTGAACTTCAGGTGGCTTTGGGGTTGGTGGCCGCGGGCGAAGGCATCACCCTGGTGCCGCACTGCCTACACAGTTTGCAGCGCCAGGATGTGATTTATAAAGCCTTGAATGAACAGTATCTGGTTTCCCCCATCATCATGAGCACCCGATTGCTGGACGAATCAGAAGACATCAAAACCTTACTGCAAATGATCTACAGCCAGTATGAGGAGGAGAACATCGACTATATCAAACCAGCGCCGCACCAGTGA
- a CDS encoding IclR family transcriptional regulator domain-containing protein, whose protein sequence is MSDKPEFATGELQRLQEISELANDKYKGDPNFMASLARGLEVLQAFKPQYSEMSVSEIGQITGIPRAAVRRCLYTLKALGFVHCPDGRHYRLLPRVLTLGHAYLSSSELAKAAQNSLDYLSKVLNESCSVATLDGDSILYIARASVKRIMTIDLGRGSRLPAYATSMGLVLLSALDNQQLEEYLSRVTLEPLTGFTVTSAEALRAELEQVRRQGYAINDQQLEIGLRSIAVPMYSRKGGVVAAMNVGANAAQVSAAELRERVLPQLQRAAMELALLL, encoded by the coding sequence ATGAGTGATAAACCGGAATTTGCTACCGGAGAGTTGCAGCGGTTGCAGGAAATCAGTGAATTGGCTAACGACAAATACAAGGGCGATCCGAATTTTATGGCTTCGCTGGCGAGAGGGCTGGAAGTGTTACAGGCGTTCAAGCCGCAGTATTCGGAGATGTCAGTGTCGGAGATCGGGCAGATCACCGGGATCCCTCGTGCGGCGGTGCGCCGCTGTCTGTATACCTTGAAGGCGCTGGGGTTTGTGCATTGCCCGGATGGACGGCATTATCGCCTGTTGCCCCGCGTATTAACGCTGGGCCATGCCTATCTTTCTTCTTCAGAGCTGGCGAAGGCCGCGCAGAACTCACTGGATTATCTGAGTAAAGTGCTGAATGAATCCTGTTCGGTGGCCACGCTGGACGGTGACAGCATTCTGTATATCGCCCGAGCTTCGGTGAAACGCATCATGACCATCGATCTGGGCCGTGGTAGCCGGTTGCCTGCTTATGCGACCTCGATGGGGTTGGTGTTGCTCAGTGCGCTGGATAATCAGCAACTGGAAGAGTATTTATCGCGCGTCACACTGGAACCGTTGACCGGTTTTACCGTCACCAGCGCCGAGGCTTTGCGTGCCGAACTGGAACAGGTGCGCCGCCAGGGCTATGCGATCAACGATCAGCAATTGGAGATTGGCCTGCGCTCTATCGCCGTACCAATGTATTCACGCAAGGGCGGCGTGGTGGCAGCCATGAACGTGGGCGCCAACGCTGCGCAAGTTTCCGCAGCGGAACTGCGCGAAAGGGTATTACCCCAGTTGCAGCGTGCTGCGATGGAACTGGCGCTATTGCTATAG
- a CDS encoding 3-oxoacid CoA-transferase subunit B: MSKLTHAQLAERIARDIPEGAYVNLGIGIPTQIANYLPADKEIFLHSENGILGMGPAPAAGEEDPELINAGKQPVTLLPGGCFFHHGDSFAMMRGGHLDICVLGAYQVSERGDLANWSTGAPGAIPAVGGAMDLAIGARQVFVMTEHLTKKGECKIVKECTYPLTGIGCIERIYSDLAVIDVTAQGLVVREIFGDLTPRQLQDITPVELSFDL, encoded by the coding sequence ATGTCAAAACTCACTCATGCGCAGCTAGCCGAACGGATTGCGCGCGACATCCCAGAAGGTGCTTACGTCAATCTGGGGATTGGTATTCCGACCCAGATCGCCAACTATCTGCCTGCCGATAAAGAGATTTTTCTGCACAGTGAGAACGGTATTCTCGGTATGGGCCCAGCACCGGCCGCCGGAGAAGAAGATCCTGAGCTGATCAATGCGGGCAAGCAGCCGGTTACCCTGCTGCCCGGCGGCTGCTTTTTTCACCATGGTGATTCCTTTGCCATGATGCGTGGCGGGCATTTGGATATCTGCGTATTGGGGGCGTATCAGGTTTCTGAACGTGGCGATCTGGCCAATTGGAGCACCGGTGCTCCAGGTGCCATCCCAGCGGTGGGCGGCGCGATGGATTTGGCTATCGGCGCTCGGCAGGTGTTTGTGATGACCGAGCATCTGACCAAAAAAGGGGAATGCAAAATCGTCAAAGAATGCACCTACCCTTTGACCGGAATCGGTTGTATCGAACGTATCTACAGCGATCTGGCGGTGATCGACGTCACGGCTCAGGGCCTGGTGGTGCGCGAAATTTTTGGCGATTTAACCCCACGGCAACTGCAAGACATTACCCCGGTCGAACTGAGTTTTGACCTTTAG
- the catC gene encoding muconolactone Delta-isomerase — protein sequence MLFHVRMDVNLPASMPEAEAAALKATEKAQSQALQASGQWRHLWRIAGQYSNISLFDVSSIDELHQLLSQLPLFPYMKIQVIPLCRHPSSIREDDR from the coding sequence ATGCTGTTTCACGTAAGAATGGACGTTAATTTACCGGCCTCGATGCCGGAAGCCGAAGCTGCCGCACTGAAAGCCACGGAGAAGGCCCAGTCGCAGGCGCTGCAAGCCAGCGGCCAATGGCGCCATCTGTGGCGCATTGCCGGGCAGTATTCCAACATCAGCCTGTTTGACGTCAGCAGTATTGATGAACTGCATCAACTGCTGTCGCAACTGCCGCTGTTCCCCTACATGAAGATTCAGGTGATACCACTATGCCGCCATCCTTCCTCCATTCGGGAGGACGATCGTTGA
- a CDS encoding muconate/chloromuconate family cycloisomerase, whose translation MINSIETLLLDVPAIRPHRLSVATVNVQTLVLVRVLCDDGIEGWGEATTIGGLSYGEESPESVKVNIDTYMAPLLIGMEASQVAPAMARLRKSIQGNRFAKCALETALLDAQARRLNIPLSELLGGRVRDALPVAWTLASGDTQKDIAEAEKMLELRRHRIFKLKIGLRAVEADVAHVLAIKRALGDEVSVRVDVNQAWSELEAERGIAALEAGGIDLIEQPIRAENRAGLARLARRFTVPIMADEVLKGPLDAFELATHAGADVFSVKISQSGGLTQARQVADIATLAGVGLYGGTMLEGAIGTAASAQVFATFSDLSQGTELFGPLLLTEDILTEPLVYRDFMLQVPTGPGLGIEIDRDKVAALRRG comes from the coding sequence ATGATTAACTCCATTGAGACTTTATTGCTGGACGTTCCGGCCATCCGTCCACACCGCCTGTCGGTGGCCACGGTGAATGTGCAAACCCTGGTGCTGGTGCGTGTGCTGTGTGATGACGGTATTGAAGGCTGGGGCGAAGCAACCACTATCGGTGGGCTGAGCTACGGTGAAGAAAGCCCGGAAAGCGTGAAAGTCAATATCGATACCTACATGGCACCGTTGCTGATCGGTATGGAAGCCAGCCAGGTAGCTCCGGCGATGGCCAGATTGCGTAAATCGATTCAGGGCAATCGCTTCGCCAAGTGCGCACTGGAAACGGCGCTGCTGGATGCCCAGGCGCGGCGGTTGAATATTCCGTTGAGTGAACTGTTGGGGGGCCGCGTGCGTGACGCTCTGCCGGTAGCCTGGACGCTGGCCAGCGGCGATACGCAAAAAGACATTGCCGAAGCGGAAAAGATGTTGGAGCTACGCCGCCACCGCATTTTCAAACTCAAGATTGGCCTGCGGGCAGTTGAAGCGGATGTGGCCCATGTGCTGGCTATTAAGCGGGCGTTGGGTGATGAAGTGAGCGTGCGTGTGGATGTCAATCAAGCCTGGAGCGAACTGGAGGCGGAGCGCGGCATTGCCGCTTTGGAAGCAGGGGGCATTGACCTTATCGAACAACCGATCCGCGCAGAAAACCGCGCTGGTTTAGCGCGGCTCGCCAGGCGTTTTACCGTGCCGATTATGGCAGACGAAGTGCTGAAAGGGCCATTGGATGCCTTCGAACTGGCAACTCACGCCGGTGCCGATGTGTTCTCGGTAAAAATCAGCCAGTCTGGCGGCTTGACTCAGGCGCGGCAGGTGGCCGATATCGCCACGCTGGCGGGGGTTGGCCTGTATGGCGGCACCATGCTGGAAGGGGCAATCGGCACCGCCGCGTCTGCTCAGGTGTTTGCCACTTTCAGCGATCTCAGCCAGGGCACTGAGCTGTTTGGGCCGCTGCTGCTGACGGAAGACATCCTGACCGAACCCTTGGTTTACCGTGATTTTATGTTGCAGGTGCCGACCGGACCGGGGCTGGGTATTGAGATCGATCGTGACAAAGTGGCTGCCCTGCGCCGTGGCTGA